In Phreatobacter aquaticus, a single genomic region encodes these proteins:
- the kdpA gene encoding potassium-transporting ATPase subunit KdpA — MSNDLIQAALYAALLVAIAVPLGLYMAKVFSGELRFLAPVERAILAPAGVSADAGQHWSRYALSLIAFNAAGFLVLFFILRFQHLLPLNPQGFDGVPAHLAFNTAISFVTNTNWQSYGGETTLSHLSQMAGLTTQNFVSAATGMAAAAAVARGFAGRQISSIGNFWSDLTRSTLYILLPLSIVLALAFVFTGMPQTLAAATNAATLEGGQQTIALGPVASQIAIKQLGTNGGGFFNVNSAHPFENPTAISNLISMLAILAIPVAFCFTYGRMVGDRRQGIALFAAMGVVLIIAFAALYAAERSGNPLHAALADPAAGNMEGKETRFGIVNSVLWAVVTTAASNGSVNAMHDSLTPLGGLVAMLNIQLGEVIYGGVGVGLTGMLLFVILTVFLAGLMVGRTPEYLGKKIEAREVKLAALTLMIMPIGALVFPALALVAGAAQSSIQDAGPHGLSELLYAYASATGNNGSAFAGFNANVTWHNAFLGLAMLLGRFGYLIPILAIAGSFATKKAAAPSAGTFPTHGPVFVILLVVTILVVGALTFLPVLALGPIAEHVSMIAGRTF, encoded by the coding sequence ATGTCGAATGATCTCATCCAGGCGGCTCTCTATGCCGCCCTTCTCGTCGCCATCGCCGTGCCGCTCGGCCTTTACATGGCCAAGGTGTTCTCCGGCGAGCTCAGGTTCCTCGCGCCTGTCGAACGCGCCATCCTGGCACCTGCCGGTGTGTCCGCCGATGCTGGCCAGCACTGGAGCCGCTACGCGCTATCGCTGATCGCCTTCAACGCCGCGGGCTTCCTCGTCCTGTTCTTCATCCTGCGCTTCCAGCATCTGCTGCCGCTCAACCCGCAAGGGTTCGACGGCGTGCCTGCGCATCTCGCGTTCAACACCGCGATTTCCTTCGTCACCAACACCAACTGGCAGTCCTATGGCGGCGAGACGACGCTCTCGCATCTCAGCCAGATGGCCGGGCTGACGACGCAGAACTTTGTCTCGGCCGCCACCGGCATGGCAGCTGCGGCAGCGGTCGCGCGTGGCTTTGCTGGTCGCCAGATCTCGTCGATCGGCAATTTCTGGTCCGATCTGACCCGTTCCACCCTCTACATCCTGCTGCCGCTCTCCATCGTGCTGGCCTTGGCCTTCGTCTTCACCGGCATGCCGCAGACGCTTGCCGCAGCGACCAATGCCGCGACGCTGGAAGGTGGCCAGCAGACGATCGCGCTCGGTCCCGTGGCAAGCCAGATCGCCATCAAACAGCTTGGCACCAATGGCGGCGGCTTCTTCAACGTCAATTCCGCCCATCCCTTCGAGAACCCGACGGCGATTTCCAACCTCATTTCCATGCTGGCGATCCTGGCCATCCCCGTGGCCTTCTGCTTCACCTATGGCCGGATGGTCGGTGACCGCCGCCAGGGCATCGCCTTGTTCGCCGCCATGGGCGTGGTGCTGATCATCGCCTTCGCGGCCCTCTATGCCGCCGAGCGCAGTGGCAACCCGCTGCACGCTGCCCTCGCCGATCCTGCCGCCGGCAATATGGAGGGCAAGGAGACCCGCTTCGGTATCGTCAACTCGGTTCTGTGGGCGGTGGTAACAACCGCTGCCTCCAACGGTTCGGTCAATGCCATGCATGACAGCCTGACGCCGCTCGGCGGGCTTGTCGCCATGCTCAATATCCAGCTCGGCGAGGTCATCTATGGCGGCGTCGGCGTCGGCCTCACCGGCATGTTGCTGTTCGTCATCCTGACCGTGTTCCTGGCCGGGCTTATGGTTGGCCGCACGCCGGAATATCTCGGCAAGAAGATCGAGGCCCGCGAGGTGAAACTTGCCGCCCTGACCCTGATGATCATGCCGATCGGGGCGCTTGTGTTCCCAGCCCTCGCCCTGGTCGCGGGTGCTGCCCAGAGCTCGATCCAGGATGCCGGCCCGCACGGCCTCTCCGAGCTGCTCTATGCCTATGCCTCGGCCACCGGCAACAACGGCTCCGCCTTTGCCGGCTTCAATGCCAATGTCACCTGGCACAATGCCTTCCTGGGCCTCGCCATGCTGCTCGGCCGGTTCGGCTACCTGATCCCGATCCTCGCGATTGCCGGCTCGTTCGCGACCAAGAAGGCGGCCGCGCCCTCGGCCGGCACCTTCCCGACCCACGGTCCGGTCTTCGTCATCCTGCTGGTCGTCACGATCCTCGTCGTCGGCGCCCTCACCTTCCTGCCCGTCCTGGCCCTTGGTCCGATCGCCGAGCATGTCTCGATGATCGCTGGCCGGACCTTCTGA
- the kdpB gene encoding potassium-transporting ATPase subunit KdpB: MNKPLTDLPITSSSITGDIRLFEPAILKAAAIQAFRKLDPRSLVRNPVICVTGLVAVLASILALRDLAGGSAGAGIGIQIAIWLWFTVLFANFAEAVAEGRGKARADAFRATRSNAQAKVLVDPARRDLWHFKDIDDVDTDDVILVEAGDTVPTDGEIIDGVASVDESAITGESAPVIRESGGDRSSVTGGTRLVSDWLVVRVTARQGETFLDRMIAMVEGAKRQKTPNEIALDILLAGLTLVFLFVVVTLPVFASWSQTEIPVIYLAALFVTLIPTTIGGLLSAIGIAGMDRLVKANVIAKSGRAVEAAGDIDVLLLDKTGTITFGNRMADAFEPVPGTSEQALAEAAFLASLADDTPEGKSIVDLAARKFGLTAGDKAAGATFVPFTAQTRMSGVDLAGGSIIRKGASDAIQRHVGGVADSHLETIVRKIAMSGGTPLVVARDGHALGVVHLKDIVKPGIRERFAELRRMGIRTVMITGDNPLTAAAIAAEAGVDDFLAEATPERKLELIRKEQAEGKLVAMCGDGSNDAPALAQADVGVAMNSGTPAAKEAGNLIDLDSDPTKLIEIVLVGKQLLISRGALTTFSIANDVAKYFAILPALFISAYPGLAVLDVMGLGTPQSAILSAIIFNALVIGALIPIALKGVRYVPSSASALLSRNLAIYGVGGLIAPFIGIKLIDIIVDLLRLA; the protein is encoded by the coding sequence ATGAACAAGCCATTGACCGATCTTCCGATCACCTCCAGTTCGATCACGGGCGATATCCGCCTGTTCGAGCCGGCCATCCTGAAGGCGGCGGCCATCCAGGCCTTCCGCAAGCTTGATCCCCGCAGTCTCGTCCGCAATCCCGTCATCTGCGTCACCGGCCTTGTCGCGGTGCTGGCCAGCATCCTGGCGCTGCGCGACCTCGCAGGCGGCTCGGCCGGTGCCGGTATCGGCATCCAGATCGCCATCTGGCTCTGGTTCACCGTCCTGTTCGCCAATTTCGCCGAGGCCGTTGCCGAAGGCCGCGGCAAGGCGCGCGCCGATGCGTTCCGCGCCACGCGCTCCAATGCCCAGGCCAAGGTCCTGGTCGATCCCGCCCGCCGCGACCTCTGGCACTTCAAGGACATCGACGATGTCGACACCGATGACGTGATCCTTGTCGAAGCAGGCGACACGGTCCCGACCGATGGTGAGATCATCGATGGCGTCGCCTCGGTGGATGAAAGCGCCATCACGGGCGAGAGCGCTCCGGTGATCCGCGAATCCGGCGGTGACCGGTCCTCTGTCACCGGGGGTACGCGCCTGGTTTCGGACTGGCTGGTTGTGCGCGTCACCGCCCGCCAAGGCGAAACCTTCCTCGACCGCATGATCGCCATGGTGGAGGGTGCCAAGCGGCAGAAGACGCCGAACGAGATCGCCCTCGACATCCTGCTGGCCGGCCTGACCCTGGTCTTCCTGTTCGTCGTGGTGACCTTGCCGGTCTTCGCCTCGTGGTCTCAGACCGAGATCCCGGTCATCTATCTCGCAGCGCTGTTCGTGACGCTGATCCCCACCACGATTGGCGGTCTCCTCTCAGCTATCGGCATTGCCGGCATGGACCGGCTGGTGAAGGCCAATGTCATCGCCAAGTCCGGCCGCGCTGTGGAGGCCGCCGGCGACATCGATGTACTCCTGCTCGACAAGACCGGCACCATCACCTTCGGCAACCGCATGGCCGATGCCTTCGAACCTGTGCCGGGCACATCGGAACAGGCGCTGGCCGAGGCAGCGTTTCTCGCCTCGCTGGCCGACGACACCCCGGAGGGCAAGTCGATCGTCGATCTTGCTGCTCGCAAGTTCGGTCTGACCGCTGGTGACAAGGCCGCTGGTGCCACCTTCGTGCCCTTCACTGCGCAAACCCGCATGTCCGGCGTCGACCTCGCCGGTGGAAGCATCATCCGCAAGGGTGCCTCCGACGCGATCCAGCGCCATGTCGGCGGCGTGGCCGACAGCCACCTGGAGACAATCGTCCGCAAGATCGCCATGTCCGGCGGCACGCCGCTGGTGGTGGCCCGCGACGGCCACGCGCTCGGCGTCGTCCACCTGAAGGACATCGTCAAGCCTGGCATCCGCGAGCGTTTCGCCGAACTCAGGCGCATGGGCATCCGGACTGTGATGATCACCGGCGACAACCCGCTCACCGCCGCCGCCATCGCGGCCGAGGCAGGCGTCGACGATTTCCTCGCCGAGGCCACGCCTGAGCGCAAACTCGAACTGATACGCAAGGAACAGGCCGAGGGCAAGCTTGTCGCCATGTGCGGCGACGGCTCGAACGATGCTCCGGCCCTCGCCCAAGCCGACGTCGGCGTCGCCATGAATTCCGGCACGCCCGCCGCCAAGGAGGCCGGCAACCTGATCGATCTCGACAGCGATCCGACCAAGCTCATCGAGATCGTTCTGGTCGGCAAGCAATTGCTGATCTCGCGCGGCGCGCTCACCACCTTCTCGATCGCCAATGACGTCGCGAAATATTTCGCCATCCTGCCGGCGCTGTTCATCTCGGCCTATCCGGGACTTGCGGTGCTCGACGTCATGGGGCTCGGCACGCCGCAATCGGCGATCCTGTCGGCCATCATCTTCAATGCGCTGGTTATCGGCGCGCTGATCCCGATCGCGCTGAAGGGCGTGCGCTACGTGCCCTCCTCCGCCTCCGCGCTGCTGTCGCGCAACCTCGCGATCTACGGCGTCGGCGGCCTCATCGCCCCGTTCATCGGCATCAAGCTGATCGACATCATCGTCGATCTCCTGCGGCTTGCCTGA
- the kdpC gene encoding potassium-transporting ATPase subunit KdpC, which translates to MLSLIRPALVLTFIFTALTGLAYPFAMTGLAQALMPYQANGSLTVQNGKVVGSDLIGQAFTTERYFHGRPSATSTADPNDAAKTVDAPYNAASSSGSNLGATSKALAEAIRDRAAVYGQGPAPADLVTASASGLDPQISPASALIQVPRVAAARGIAAERIAQLVQDHVEKRNLGFLGEPRVNVLALNLALDTLRP; encoded by the coding sequence ATGCTCTCGCTCATCCGTCCGGCCCTCGTGCTGACCTTCATCTTCACCGCCCTCACCGGTCTCGCCTATCCCTTCGCCATGACCGGCCTCGCCCAGGCCCTCATGCCCTACCAGGCCAATGGCTCGCTGACCGTTCAGAACGGCAAGGTCGTCGGCTCTGACCTGATCGGCCAGGCTTTCACGACCGAGCGTTATTTCCACGGCCGCCCGTCGGCGACCTCCACCGCCGACCCGAACGATGCGGCAAAGACGGTCGATGCGCCCTACAATGCGGCGTCATCGTCGGGTTCCAATCTGGGTGCGACCTCGAAGGCGCTGGCGGAAGCCATCCGTGACCGTGCCGCCGTCTATGGCCAAGGTCCGGCTCCGGCGGATCTGGTCACCGCTTCGGCCTCCGGACTTGACCCGCAAATCTCGCCGGCCTCGGCACTGATCCAGGTGCCTCGGGTGGCGGCGGCACGCGGGATCGCCGCCGAACGCATTGCCCAACTGGTGCAAGATCACGTGGAAAAGCGTAATCTTGGATTCCTGGGCGAGCCGCGCGTCAACGTGCTCGCGCTCAATCTCGCGCTCGACACCCTGCGTCCCTGA
- a CDS encoding sensor histidine kinase, producing MPTSDPDRPDPQALLDAIGRPGRGKLKIFLGASPGVGKTYAMLEEARVRQRAGFDVVVALVETHGRSDTASLLVDLEVLPRNHVDHRGQRLEEMDIDALLARRPQLALIDELAHTNAPGSRHPKRWQDVLEVLEAGIDVTTTLNIQHIESLNDVVARITGVRVQETIPDEVLQRADEIELIDLPPEELMNRLREGKVYVPAQIGRALDNFFSKGNLTALRELALRTAASRVDDEMLTYMQANAVKGPWPTQERLLVCINEAPVAKALVRAGKRMAERARIPWIVATVVTPRHEALGQEARGATADAMRLAEALGAETITLHGESDVAAEILGLARSRNVSRLVIGRPRRRWPFGYLREPVADRILDQAVDFEVTVIARHARIERQKILSTLTIPQWRQWLGVIGETVAAMTAATAVAWPLWHLVPVASIAVVYLLAVSIIAFRRGLTAALMATGLGFLTYNFFFTTPHYSFAVEQYESVVALLVFLVSAVFTGTLASRLKAQVDSVRASQRRTETLFTFARKIASATRSDDVLWAAAAHIAAALNCRSLILMPDAHGALEQVQGHPSLDDLDPRAEGAARWAFERGEPAGSGTATLPTSEWLFVPLATARTTLGVIGVRFREAGATLDPDTRRLLEAVEDQVAVALERFTLADDLENARVNEASEKLRSALLNSVSHDLRTPLVTVIGAMTSLAEIDSHLKPEDRRELIGAALDESRRLDRYVQNLLDMTRLGHGALAPRLAAIDLREIIGRVRADLARVTAGREVIVTIPRDLPRVLVDPVLIGQALANVLENAAKYAPPGTRIALSAEVSGGFVALTVSDEGPGIAKGDREKVFDLFYRASKGDGAPPGTGLGLAIVRGLVEAHGGTVSAHAGPADHGTSIVLTLPIATDLAVPDDAQ from the coding sequence ATGCCGACGAGCGATCCCGACCGTCCCGATCCCCAGGCCCTGCTCGACGCCATCGGACGTCCGGGACGCGGCAAACTGAAGATCTTCCTCGGCGCCTCCCCAGGCGTCGGCAAGACCTACGCCATGCTGGAGGAGGCCCGCGTACGTCAGCGCGCGGGCTTCGACGTCGTCGTGGCCCTGGTGGAAACCCACGGACGCAGCGACACGGCGAGCCTGCTGGTCGATCTGGAGGTCTTGCCCCGCAACCACGTCGATCATCGCGGGCAGCGCCTCGAGGAAATGGATATCGACGCGCTGCTGGCACGGCGCCCGCAGCTCGCCCTGATCGATGAACTCGCCCACACCAATGCGCCCGGCTCCCGCCATCCCAAGCGCTGGCAGGATGTTCTGGAGGTCCTGGAAGCTGGCATCGACGTCACGACCACGCTCAACATCCAGCATATCGAGAGCCTGAACGATGTCGTCGCCCGCATCACGGGCGTGCGCGTGCAGGAGACCATCCCTGACGAGGTGTTGCAGCGCGCCGATGAGATCGAGCTGATCGACCTGCCGCCGGAAGAGCTGATGAACCGGCTGCGGGAGGGCAAGGTCTATGTTCCCGCCCAGATCGGCCGGGCGCTCGACAATTTCTTTTCGAAGGGCAACCTCACCGCGCTCCGGGAACTGGCGCTGCGCACGGCGGCCAGCCGCGTTGACGACGAAATGCTCACCTACATGCAGGCCAATGCGGTCAAGGGGCCCTGGCCGACGCAGGAGCGGCTGCTGGTCTGCATCAACGAGGCGCCGGTCGCCAAGGCGCTGGTGCGGGCCGGCAAACGCATGGCCGAACGCGCGCGCATTCCCTGGATCGTCGCGACTGTCGTAACCCCGCGTCACGAGGCGCTGGGCCAGGAGGCACGCGGCGCCACAGCCGACGCGATGCGACTGGCTGAAGCCTTGGGCGCCGAGACAATCACGCTGCACGGCGAATCCGATGTCGCCGCAGAGATCCTCGGCCTTGCACGGAGCCGCAATGTCTCCCGCCTGGTGATCGGGAGGCCGCGCCGGCGCTGGCCTTTCGGCTATCTGCGCGAGCCGGTCGCAGACCGCATCCTGGATCAGGCCGTCGATTTCGAGGTTACGGTCATCGCTCGCCATGCGCGCATCGAGCGGCAGAAGATCCTTTCAACGCTCACGATTCCTCAATGGCGCCAATGGCTGGGTGTGATCGGCGAGACCGTGGCCGCAATGACCGCGGCCACCGCAGTTGCTTGGCCGCTCTGGCATCTGGTGCCGGTTGCGTCTATCGCGGTGGTCTATCTGCTCGCCGTATCGATCATCGCGTTCCGCCGCGGGCTCACCGCCGCGCTGATGGCAACCGGTCTTGGTTTCCTCACCTACAATTTCTTCTTCACGACCCCGCACTATTCCTTCGCAGTCGAGCAATATGAATCGGTCGTGGCCCTGCTGGTGTTCCTGGTCAGCGCCGTGTTTACCGGCACGCTGGCCAGCAGGCTGAAGGCCCAGGTGGATTCCGTCCGTGCCTCTCAACGGCGCACAGAAACACTGTTCACCTTTGCCCGCAAGATCGCATCGGCAACGCGGTCCGACGATGTGCTGTGGGCCGCGGCCGCTCATATCGCCGCTGCGCTCAATTGCCGGTCGCTGATCCTGATGCCGGATGCGCATGGGGCGCTCGAACAGGTCCAGGGCCACCCATCCCTCGATGATCTCGACCCCCGCGCCGAGGGGGCCGCACGCTGGGCCTTCGAACGCGGCGAGCCGGCCGGTTCAGGGACAGCGACCCTTCCAACCTCGGAATGGCTCTTCGTCCCTCTGGCAACCGCACGCACGACACTCGGTGTCATCGGTGTCCGGTTCCGCGAAGCCGGCGCGACCCTCGACCCGGATACCCGGCGCCTCCTGGAGGCCGTCGAGGATCAGGTCGCGGTCGCGCTCGAACGCTTCACCCTGGCCGACGATCTTGAGAATGCGCGCGTCAATGAAGCCAGTGAAAAATTGCGATCCGCCCTGCTCAACTCCGTCAGCCACGACCTGCGCACGCCGCTGGTCACCGTGATCGGCGCCATGACCAGCCTTGCCGAGATCGACAGCCATCTGAAACCGGAAGACCGTCGCGAACTGATCGGCGCGGCGCTAGACGAGTCCCGCCGGCTCGACCGCTATGTGCAGAACCTGCTGGACATGACGCGGCTGGGACATGGCGCATTGGCGCCGCGCCTTGCGGCGATCGATCTCAGGGAGATTATCGGCCGCGTGCGGGCCGACCTCGCGCGCGTGACCGCCGGCCGGGAGGTCATCGTCACCATTCCCCGCGACCTTCCGCGCGTCTTGGTCGATCCGGTCCTGATCGGGCAGGCCCTGGCGAACGTGCTCGAGAACGCCGCGAAATATGCCCCGCCCGGGACACGGATAGCCCTTTCAGCGGAGGTCTCTGGAGGTTTCGTGGCGCTCACGGTCTCCGACGAAGGCCCGGGCATTGCCAAAGGCGACCGCGAAAAGGTCTTCGACCTCTTCTACCGAGCGTCCAAGGGCGATGGCGCGCCGCCTGGCACCGGCCTTGGGCTGGCGATTGTTCGTGGCCTGGTCGAAGCCCATGGTGGCACTGTCAGCGCCCATGCGGGGCCGGCCGATCACGGCACCAGCATCGTCCTGACCCTGCCGATTGCCACCGATCTCGCCGTACCGGACGATGCCCAATGA
- a CDS encoding response regulator, which translates to MTEATSPRVLVIEDEAPIRRFLSIALGSAGFAVEEASRGREGIERAATSAPDVIVLDLGLPDLDGKVVVAAIREWSQVPILILSVRDAETEKIAALDAGADDYVTKPFATGELTARLRALMRNRRSAEAPVPVIVSGDLTIDLARRLVSLAGREVKMTRKEYDVLALLARFQGRLVTHKQLLTTIWGPAHVEDAHYLRIAVGHIRDKLGDDAADPSFILTEPGVGYRLV; encoded by the coding sequence ATGACTGAAGCGACGTCTCCCCGCGTGCTGGTGATCGAGGACGAGGCGCCGATCCGCCGCTTTCTGTCGATCGCTCTCGGCAGCGCCGGCTTTGCTGTGGAAGAGGCCTCGCGCGGACGGGAAGGCATCGAACGTGCGGCGACGTCTGCTCCCGACGTTATCGTTCTTGACCTCGGCCTTCCCGACCTGGACGGCAAGGTGGTCGTCGCGGCGATCCGCGAATGGTCGCAGGTGCCGATCCTGATCCTGTCGGTGCGCGATGCCGAGACTGAGAAGATTGCCGCGCTCGATGCCGGCGCCGACGACTATGTCACCAAGCCTTTCGCAACCGGCGAACTGACGGCCCGCCTGAGAGCGCTCATGCGTAACCGGCGCTCGGCAGAGGCACCCGTGCCTGTCATTGTGTCCGGCGACTTAACGATCGATCTTGCCCGCCGCCTGGTGTCGCTGGCCGGACGCGAGGTCAAGATGACCCGCAAGGAATATGATGTTCTGGCCCTGCTCGCCCGCTTCCAGGGCAGGCTCGTCACGCACAAGCAGTTGCTCACGACGATCTGGGGCCCGGCCCATGTCGAGGACGCTCACTATCTGCGCATCGCGGTCGGGCACATTCGGGACAAGCTAGGCGATGACGCTGCCGACCCCAGCTTCATCCTGACCGAGCCGGGCGTCGGCTATCGGCTTGTGTGA